In one window of Pseudoalteromonas espejiana DSM 9414 DNA:
- a CDS encoding glycoside hydrolase family 3 protein, which produces MRKSLNTKALKILLLLVGGICVLTACNKQQTQVSNNHINASEHEQGDITLWPTLKSKVQKSAEIENTIADYLKSMTLEQKVAQMIQPEIRDITVEDMRKYGFGSYLNGGGSFPDANKHATPADWIALAENMYQASVDDTFDGSKIPTMWGTDAVHGHNNVIGATLFPHNIGLGAANNSALIEQIAAATAVEVMATGIDWVFAPTVAVVRDDRWGRTYEGYSEDPAIVREYSAAIVNGLQGRADGDFLSDKRVISTVKHFLGDGGTVDGDDQGNNIDTEKDLYNIHAQGYIGGLTAGSQSVMASFNSWHGKKNHGNKYLLTDVLKTKMGFDGFVVGDWNGHGQVAGCTNESCPQAVNAGLDIFMVPTSAWKPLYNNTIAQVKAGTIPMARIDDAVARILRVKLRAGLFEKPSPAKRKFSGKLALIGAPAHRDIARQAVQESLVLLKNNNHILPINPSSNILIAGDAANNIGKQSGGWSITWQGTNNKNEDFPGATSIYAGLKAQIDTAGGNAILSPNGTFDTKPDVAIVVFGEEPYAEGHGDKDNLEFERGNKRSLKILKALKQQNIPVVSVFISGRPMWVNSELNASDAFVAAWLPGTEGQGVADVLLADVNGQVQHDFKGKLSFSWPKSPLQTAVNKGDEHYAPLLPYGFGLTYKDKSTLANNLNEDSGVDVSNLEPLSIFNGSFKTPWRLFLNSNNKQHQVASNSVKLGGITYRTEDKTIQEDAMAFNFIGSNASYIEINSNFTEDKVAYIEANSALSFSYKINTMPTEQVQLGMKCEQGCGGELNITNELKNSALNTWQTMSIDLTCFAKKGVDFARVTSPFIIKTAGKFSVSVADISFKPQSAETAKIKCE; this is translated from the coding sequence ATGAGAAAAAGCTTAAACACAAAAGCATTAAAAATACTTCTCCTTTTAGTGGGAGGAATATGCGTTTTAACAGCCTGTAATAAACAGCAAACGCAAGTTAGTAACAATCATATTAACGCCTCGGAGCATGAGCAGGGCGATATAACACTTTGGCCAACACTTAAAAGCAAAGTACAAAAAAGCGCTGAGATTGAAAATACAATTGCTGATTATTTAAAGTCGATGACGCTTGAGCAAAAAGTAGCGCAAATGATCCAACCAGAAATTCGCGATATAACCGTTGAAGATATGCGCAAATATGGGTTTGGATCTTATTTAAATGGTGGAGGCTCGTTTCCTGATGCTAATAAGCATGCTACTCCTGCTGATTGGATAGCGCTCGCAGAGAATATGTATCAAGCATCGGTTGATGATACGTTTGATGGCAGTAAAATCCCTACCATGTGGGGCACCGATGCCGTACATGGGCATAATAACGTCATTGGTGCGACGTTATTTCCACATAATATTGGTTTGGGTGCTGCTAATAACTCTGCGCTTATAGAGCAAATTGCAGCGGCAACAGCGGTAGAAGTAATGGCTACAGGCATTGATTGGGTGTTTGCACCTACCGTAGCTGTAGTGCGCGATGATCGCTGGGGCAGAACCTACGAAGGCTATTCAGAGGACCCTGCAATTGTTCGCGAGTATTCAGCCGCTATTGTAAATGGCTTACAAGGTAGAGCCGATGGCGACTTTTTAAGTGATAAACGCGTAATTAGCACTGTTAAACACTTTTTAGGTGACGGCGGTACAGTGGATGGCGACGATCAAGGTAATAATATTGATACCGAAAAAGATTTGTACAACATACATGCCCAAGGTTATATAGGTGGCTTAACGGCAGGTAGCCAGTCTGTTATGGCGTCGTTTAATAGCTGGCATGGTAAAAAAAATCACGGCAATAAATACCTACTTACTGATGTACTCAAAACCAAAATGGGTTTTGATGGCTTTGTAGTGGGAGATTGGAACGGCCACGGGCAAGTTGCTGGCTGTACTAACGAAAGCTGCCCACAAGCGGTCAATGCCGGGCTTGATATTTTTATGGTGCCTACAAGTGCTTGGAAACCACTTTATAACAATACAATAGCGCAAGTAAAAGCGGGTACTATACCTATGGCTAGAATAGATGATGCCGTCGCGCGTATTTTACGTGTTAAATTACGCGCAGGTTTATTTGAAAAACCAAGCCCCGCTAAGCGTAAATTCTCAGGTAAATTAGCGCTAATTGGTGCGCCAGCTCATCGTGATATTGCCCGCCAAGCGGTGCAAGAGTCTTTAGTACTGCTTAAAAACAATAACCATATATTACCGATTAACCCATCAAGCAATATACTTATAGCAGGCGATGCGGCCAATAATATTGGTAAACAATCGGGCGGTTGGAGCATTACGTGGCAAGGCACCAACAATAAAAATGAAGACTTTCCTGGAGCCACCTCTATATATGCCGGATTAAAAGCGCAAATAGATACAGCAGGCGGTAACGCTATTTTAAGCCCAAATGGCACGTTTGATACTAAACCCGATGTAGCCATTGTTGTATTTGGCGAAGAGCCATACGCAGAGGGGCATGGTGATAAAGACAACCTTGAGTTTGAACGAGGTAATAAACGCTCACTTAAAATTTTAAAAGCGTTAAAACAACAAAATATCCCGGTTGTATCTGTGTTTATATCGGGCAGACCAATGTGGGTTAATAGCGAGCTAAATGCATCTGATGCGTTTGTAGCTGCATGGCTTCCTGGCACTGAAGGCCAAGGTGTTGCTGATGTTTTACTAGCGGATGTAAATGGGCAAGTACAACATGACTTTAAAGGTAAGTTATCGTTCTCTTGGCCTAAATCGCCACTACAAACGGCTGTAAATAAGGGCGATGAACATTATGCACCGCTACTACCTTATGGATTTGGGTTAACCTATAAAGATAAAAGTACACTTGCCAATAACCTAAATGAAGACTCAGGTGTTGATGTAAGCAACCTTGAGCCGCTGTCTATATTTAATGGTAGCTTTAAAACGCCGTGGCGTTTGTTTTTAAACTCTAATAACAAGCAGCATCAAGTGGCTAGCAACAGTGTAAAGCTTGGCGGCATTACTTATCGTACTGAAGATAAAACCATTCAAGAAGATGCGATGGCGTTTAATTTTATAGGCTCTAACGCAAGCTATATCGAAATTAACAGTAACTTTACTGAAGACAAAGTAGCTTACATTGAGGCCAATTCAGCGCTTAGTTTTAGCTATAAAATAAATACAATGCCAACAGAGCAAGTACAACTAGGTATGAAATGCGAGCAAGGCTGTGGTGGCGAGCTTAATATAACTAATGAGCTTAAAAATTCAGCCTTAAATACATGGCAAACCATGAGTATAGATTTAACGTGTTTTGCTAAAAAGGGCGTTGATTTTGCCAGAGTAACCAGCCCGTTTATTATTAAAACGGCAGGAAAGTTTAGCGTTTCAGTTGCAGATATTAGCTTTAAACCACAAAGCGCTGAAACAGCAAAAATAAAGTGTGAGTAA
- a CDS encoding GH1 family beta-glucosidase, whose product MKQLSLPSGSPLLAKHFTYGVATASFQIEGGAADRLPCIWDTFCSKEGKIVDNSNGDVACEHYTRWQDDIDLIESLGVDAYRLSISWPRVMTKTGHLNPKGVKFYTDILDELKRRNIKAFVTLYHWDLPQHIEDEGGWLNRNTAYEFAHYTDLITQAFGERVHSYATLNEPFCSSYLGYEIGVHAPGIVGREYGRKAAHHLLLGHGLAMQVLAKNSPNSLNGIVLNFTPCYPVTQCEEDLNATAFADDYINQWYMQPVMQGQYPDIINQLPKAQRPDILQGDMDIIAQPLDYLGVNFYTRMHYQASETDFYHELPHKAPMTDIGWEIYPKALTELLVSLNEKYTLPPIYITENGAAMADEFKDGEVKDNDRIDYYHEHLNALHNATVQGVKVDGYFAWSLMDNFEWAEGYLKRFGIVHVDYDTQTRTVKASGKAYKKLITSR is encoded by the coding sequence ATGAAACAATTATCTTTACCTAGTGGCTCACCACTTTTAGCCAAACACTTTACTTATGGTGTGGCCACAGCGTCTTTTCAAATTGAGGGTGGCGCAGCAGATCGTCTCCCCTGCATTTGGGATACCTTTTGTAGTAAAGAAGGTAAAATTGTTGATAATTCAAATGGTGATGTTGCCTGTGAGCATTACACTCGTTGGCAAGACGATATAGATTTAATTGAGTCGCTAGGTGTAGACGCCTACAGGCTTTCTATTTCTTGGCCGCGTGTAATGACCAAAACAGGCCATTTAAACCCTAAAGGCGTTAAATTTTACACCGATATTTTAGATGAGCTAAAACGTCGTAATATTAAAGCATTTGTTACTTTGTACCACTGGGATTTACCACAACATATTGAAGACGAAGGCGGCTGGCTTAACCGAAACACGGCTTACGAATTTGCACATTACACAGATTTAATTACCCAAGCCTTTGGTGAACGAGTACATTCTTACGCAACACTAAACGAGCCATTTTGTAGCTCTTATTTAGGCTACGAAATTGGCGTACATGCACCGGGTATTGTTGGGCGAGAATACGGGCGAAAAGCTGCCCATCATTTACTACTTGGCCACGGATTAGCGATGCAAGTGCTTGCTAAAAATAGCCCTAATTCACTCAACGGTATTGTGCTTAACTTTACGCCTTGTTACCCGGTTACCCAATGCGAAGAAGATTTAAACGCCACTGCATTTGCTGATGACTACATAAATCAATGGTATATGCAGCCAGTAATGCAAGGTCAATACCCTGATATTATTAACCAATTACCTAAAGCCCAGCGCCCTGATATTTTACAAGGTGATATGGACATTATTGCACAGCCACTTGATTATTTAGGCGTGAATTTTTATACCCGTATGCATTACCAAGCAAGCGAAACAGACTTTTATCATGAGCTACCACACAAAGCCCCAATGACCGATATTGGCTGGGAAATTTACCCTAAAGCCCTTACAGAGTTACTTGTATCGTTAAACGAAAAATACACCCTACCGCCTATTTATATTACCGAAAATGGCGCAGCCATGGCTGACGAATTTAAAGACGGTGAGGTGAAAGACAACGATCGTATTGACTATTACCACGAACACTTAAATGCTCTACATAATGCAACGGTACAAGGCGTTAAAGTAGATGGTTACTTTGCGTGGAGCCTGATGGATAATTTTGAATGGGCAGAAGGGTATTTAAAACGCTTTGGTATAGTACATGTAGATTACGATACCCAAACTCGCACCGTTAAAGCCAGCGGTAAAGCGTATAAAAAATTAATAACTAGCCGCTAA
- a CDS encoding MFS transporter, with product MNKLPLYEKVGYAMGDAGANLVWRGALAYLAVFYTDTFGISAAAAAMLFLVVRLSDGVTDIIMGMIADRTQSRFGKFRPWILYSAPFLGLFMVLCFTTPNFNETNKLIYAYVTYIGLTLAYTVSNVPYSALMGVMTPDDTQRTKLSGFRFAGAFTGGLLVMGFLPDLVAYFGGGDNAKGYQLTMYLFASLLIALMVITFVSTKERVIAPASEQGCLKLELFDLTKNLPFIILPLLSTTLFFYYRDLYSGLFFALVMAAMTVVIKKLLNKNKQNLTGSQRDMVDLLTNKPWLVLLGIGFLTMMFNGIKYGVIAYYFKYHVADELMAGQYFIALLIVSIFGALATGKLAEMMGKRNLFIASLLLSGLLTTAFYWVPSNNIVAVFTFGCAAEFFAAMMPTLFFSMLGDSADYSEWKNKRRATGLIYSAGTFVQKTGGGFAGALVLVVLAGYGYNGMDELTINQALPAMQLLMSWIPAAFAFLGAALMLIYPLTPAMTQKITEDLAIRRSNV from the coding sequence GTGAACAAACTCCCTTTATACGAAAAAGTCGGTTATGCCATGGGTGACGCGGGTGCTAATTTAGTATGGCGCGGCGCATTGGCCTATTTAGCGGTATTTTATACCGACACCTTTGGCATATCGGCTGCAGCGGCCGCCATGCTGTTTTTAGTGGTTAGATTATCTGATGGTGTAACCGATATAATTATGGGCATGATTGCCGATAGAACGCAGTCGCGCTTTGGAAAATTTAGGCCGTGGATACTCTACTCCGCGCCCTTTTTAGGTTTGTTTATGGTGCTGTGCTTTACCACACCAAACTTTAACGAAACTAATAAACTTATTTATGCCTACGTTACTTATATTGGTTTAACACTTGCTTATACAGTCAGTAACGTACCCTACTCTGCACTTATGGGCGTAATGACCCCCGATGACACCCAGCGTACTAAGCTATCAGGATTCAGATTTGCAGGCGCGTTTACAGGCGGGTTATTAGTGATGGGTTTTTTACCCGATTTAGTCGCTTACTTTGGAGGCGGTGATAACGCCAAGGGCTATCAGCTCACTATGTATTTGTTCGCAAGTTTACTTATTGCGCTTATGGTTATTACCTTTGTAAGCACTAAAGAGCGTGTAATAGCCCCAGCTTCAGAGCAAGGGTGTTTAAAATTAGAACTGTTTGATTTAACTAAAAACCTGCCATTTATAATATTACCTTTGTTATCAACAACACTGTTTTTTTATTATCGCGATTTATACAGCGGGTTATTTTTTGCTTTAGTTATGGCAGCAATGACTGTTGTTATAAAAAAACTACTTAATAAAAACAAACAAAACCTAACCGGTTCGCAGCGCGATATGGTCGATTTACTAACAAATAAACCGTGGTTAGTTTTATTGGGTATTGGCTTTTTAACCATGATGTTTAACGGCATAAAATACGGTGTTATTGCTTATTACTTTAAGTACCACGTTGCTGATGAACTAATGGCCGGGCAATATTTTATTGCCTTATTAATAGTATCTATATTTGGTGCACTTGCTACAGGCAAGCTGGCTGAAATGATGGGCAAACGCAATTTATTTATTGCATCGTTGTTGCTAAGCGGCTTATTAACCACTGCATTTTATTGGGTGCCTAGCAATAATATTGTCGCTGTATTTACTTTTGGCTGCGCGGCTGAATTTTTTGCAGCCATGATGCCTACTTTGTTTTTTAGCATGCTAGGAGATTCTGCAGATTACTCTGAGTGGAAAAATAAACGACGTGCAACCGGGCTTATTTATTCAGCAGGTACCTTTGTGCAAAAAACGGGTGGTGGTTTTGCTGGGGCACTCGTATTAGTGGTACTTGCAGGCTATGGATATAACGGTATGGATGAGCTTACAATTAACCAAGCCCTACCCGCTATGCAGTTACTAATGAGCTGGATCCCAGCTGCTTTTGCTTTTTTAGGCGCCGCGTTGATGCTTATTTATCCGCTTACACCTGCAATGACCCAAAAAATAACAGAAGATTTAGCAATTAGGCGCAGTAATGTGTAA
- a CDS encoding LacI family DNA-binding transcriptional regulator translates to MATIYQVSEMAGVSLSTVSRVLNDNDYVSKKTKKKVLEAMKELGYQPSSIARSLASSRTNSVGILVSELDGPFFGQMMSAIEEQLRIAGKHVIITPGHSDEKKEKNGFEFLISRNCDAIIAHVEAVSNEYLIELSKGKTPIYLMSRYVKEIEQNCISLDNVMGGYLATKAMINKGHKRIAYIAGPQFKEDASDRLKGHKKALAEYNLTFDESLYYVGDFKETGGSDGLRHFIQHKAQITALVCANDEMASGAMKYAREHGFNLPKDLAIIGFDNVIFTNYLYPTLTTIDNPVPEMGRAAANLVLKDIYKKSGITVNQVFEPKLILRDSTPDIS, encoded by the coding sequence ATGGCGACTATTTATCAAGTATCAGAAATGGCAGGTGTGTCTTTATCAACTGTATCTAGGGTGCTTAACGACAACGACTACGTAAGTAAAAAAACGAAAAAAAAGGTATTAGAGGCGATGAAAGAGCTCGGCTATCAGCCAAGTTCTATTGCACGCTCTTTAGCATCAAGCCGCACTAACAGTGTAGGCATTTTAGTGTCTGAGTTAGACGGCCCGTTTTTTGGACAAATGATGTCGGCCATTGAAGAGCAATTACGTATAGCTGGTAAACACGTAATTATTACGCCCGGCCACAGTGATGAAAAAAAAGAAAAAAACGGTTTTGAATTTTTAATTAGCCGTAATTGCGACGCCATTATTGCTCACGTAGAAGCGGTATCTAACGAGTATTTAATTGAGCTCAGTAAAGGTAAAACCCCTATTTATTTAATGAGTCGCTACGTTAAAGAAATAGAGCAAAACTGCATTAGTCTCGATAATGTTATGGGTGGCTACCTTGCAACAAAAGCCATGATCAATAAAGGACATAAACGTATTGCTTATATTGCCGGCCCACAATTTAAAGAAGATGCCTCAGATCGTTTAAAAGGTCACAAAAAGGCGCTTGCAGAATATAACCTCACCTTTGACGAAAGCTTGTATTATGTAGGCGACTTTAAAGAAACCGGTGGCAGCGATGGCCTACGTCATTTTATTCAACATAAAGCGCAAATTACGGCTCTTGTGTGCGCCAATGACGAAATGGCATCGGGTGCAATGAAATATGCCCGCGAGCATGGCTTTAATTTACCTAAAGATTTAGCAATAATTGGTTTTGATAACGTTATTTTTACCAACTACCTTTACCCTACGCTTACCACAATAGATAACCCAGTACCCGAAATGGGCCGTGCAGCTGCAAATTTAGTGCTTAAAGATATTTATAAAAAAAGCGGCATAACGGTTAATCAGGTATTTGAGCCTAAGCTAATTTTACGAGATTCAACTCCCGATATTAGCTAG
- a CDS encoding sensor histidine kinase: MPSIESYIGTPSTTDNKLWSVFLDSDIQTNLDSICDLVLSIFDAKSCTIIANFPQSRVNLSQRGDVTNVCDADLKHDQFVESLINESQSAGSEGDTKAYRLVSPIILPSNLKFGWLIVERISTQPLTSKEVSVFGVLQKDIVNHLVQRKQIVEQKKAAELQATITQLNRDFIFIKDENFKIVYANDAFINSYPPSMHDKVIGYTTVESFEAKEADLFLEQDKIAFEKGLSKVVENIHMPNGNRIIVETTKKRFEDKSGAPLILCVCRDLTEKEGLINRLKKANRELDEFTSIASHDLRAPLNAIKRLLEWISDDCETLLPDEHLENFQLVISRANRMQTLLEDLLKYAKIDQCDVTLSTTTLEAVYQDVAQLLDIPSSMTINIDSGNSQINIPAVPFKTVILNLLSNAIKHNDKTHGIINISLRPALHYYVIEVTDNGPGIEPKYFSLIFQLFQTLRSRDEVEGTGIGLSVVKKHVTNFGGKVDVSSNGKTGTTFTIFWPKQHLNS; encoded by the coding sequence ATGCCAAGTATTGAGTCTTATATAGGCACTCCATCAACAACAGATAATAAGCTTTGGAGTGTTTTTTTAGATAGCGACATTCAGACTAACTTAGACAGTATTTGCGATTTAGTACTGAGTATTTTTGATGCAAAATCGTGCACTATTATCGCCAACTTTCCGCAAAGTAGAGTTAATTTATCGCAACGCGGTGATGTTACAAATGTGTGTGACGCTGATTTAAAACACGATCAATTTGTAGAGAGCTTAATTAATGAAAGTCAAAGCGCAGGCTCTGAGGGGGATACAAAAGCCTACCGCCTAGTGTCACCAATCATTCTTCCATCTAATTTAAAGTTTGGTTGGTTAATCGTAGAAAGAATAAGTACGCAACCTTTAACTAGCAAAGAGGTGTCTGTTTTTGGTGTATTACAAAAAGATATAGTTAATCATTTAGTGCAACGTAAGCAAATAGTTGAACAAAAAAAAGCGGCCGAATTACAAGCTACTATCACGCAATTAAATCGTGATTTTATTTTTATTAAAGATGAAAATTTTAAGATTGTTTACGCTAATGATGCCTTTATAAATTCTTACCCTCCCAGTATGCATGACAAAGTAATCGGATATACAACCGTTGAGTCATTTGAAGCAAAAGAAGCCGACCTATTCTTAGAACAAGATAAAATAGCCTTTGAAAAGGGCTTAAGTAAAGTGGTTGAAAACATACACATGCCCAATGGCAACCGTATAATCGTAGAAACCACTAAAAAGCGCTTTGAAGATAAATCTGGCGCACCTCTTATACTATGTGTGTGTAGAGACTTGACCGAAAAAGAAGGCTTAATTAATAGACTTAAAAAAGCCAACCGCGAGCTTGATGAATTTACAAGTATTGCTTCTCACGATTTGCGCGCACCACTAAATGCAATTAAACGATTACTAGAATGGATTTCAGACGATTGTGAAACCCTACTACCAGATGAACATTTAGAAAACTTTCAGTTAGTGATTAGTCGCGCTAATAGAATGCAAACCTTACTGGAAGATTTATTAAAATACGCAAAAATTGACCAGTGCGATGTAACGCTAAGCACCACAACTTTAGAAGCTGTTTATCAAGATGTTGCACAGTTACTAGATATACCCAGCTCTATGACTATCAATATTGACTCGGGCAATAGTCAAATTAATATCCCAGCCGTCCCTTTTAAAACGGTTATATTAAACTTGCTAAGTAATGCCATAAAACACAATGATAAAACGCATGGCATAATTAATATTTCTTTGCGCCCAGCATTACATTATTACGTGATTGAAGTAACAGACAATGGCCCCGGCATTGAGCCTAAATATTTTTCGTTGATTTTTCAGCTATTTCAAACTCTTCGCTCAAGAGACGAAGTTGAGGGTACAGGTATTGGGTTGTCTGTCGTTAAAAAGCATGTAACTAATTTTGGAGGCAAAGTAGATGTTAGCTCAAATGGAAAAACAGGCACAACGTTCACCATTTTTTGGCCTAAGCAACACTTAAACTCATAA
- a CDS encoding two-component system response regulator translates to MYILIVDDDLVDRKLIKKMLLSNGDQYHNITEVTSVDEGLFAIDRTHFDVILLDYSMPKENGIKLLSEMRAKPNLGNTAIVMISASENEVLALKCIEAGAQDFLPKNSITSESLNKAILFAQKRFEAEQRMHESYLAVKRMAQRDQLTGLSNRYHFEELLKTTIESNKRSKTSAALLALDLDNFKHINDTLGHNIGDEVLKQVVRRINNCLRRDEGFARLGGDEFAVIIGGVAEFTQIGKIAERILKHVAEPYLIENTIINCGVSIGSAIYPSDATESANLLKCADIAMYRSKQNGKGRISFYKEQYQYEFSRRVEIQNKIKENIKNNAFRLFYQPVFSTATNKVTGVEALIRWPEEEPYYTPDEFIPISEQCRLVDQLGEWVIATALAQLAIWQQQAESFSMSINISPVQLQNDRLLAYFINCIDKYQLKPANIILEITETAFIEDDLKITNTLNALSEKGFRIALDDFGMGYSSIAHLTSYPIDIVKLDKSLQTNGGPKAKHAKVIEGLSLMLKAMGFAVVAEGVETQEQYLFCNELDINHVQGFLFSKALPAEEVQLLFNKTNLVNS, encoded by the coding sequence ATGTATATATTAATAGTGGATGACGACTTAGTCGATCGCAAGTTGATTAAAAAGATGCTGCTTTCAAACGGTGATCAGTATCACAATATAACGGAAGTGACCTCTGTTGATGAAGGTTTATTCGCTATTGATAGGACCCATTTTGATGTAATTTTACTCGATTACAGCATGCCAAAAGAAAATGGTATTAAACTCCTGAGTGAAATGCGCGCCAAACCTAATTTAGGTAATACCGCCATAGTAATGATAAGCGCCTCTGAAAATGAAGTACTTGCACTTAAATGTATAGAAGCGGGTGCGCAAGACTTTTTACCAAAAAACAGCATAACCAGCGAAAGCTTAAATAAAGCCATTTTATTTGCACAAAAGCGCTTTGAAGCAGAGCAAAGAATGCATGAAAGTTACCTAGCCGTAAAGCGTATGGCGCAGCGTGATCAGCTCACGGGGTTGTCTAATCGCTATCATTTTGAAGAGCTTTTAAAAACCACCATTGAAAGCAATAAGCGCAGTAAAACAAGCGCAGCTTTGCTCGCACTCGATTTAGACAACTTTAAACATATAAATGATACATTAGGTCATAACATTGGCGATGAAGTACTTAAGCAAGTTGTAAGAAGAATTAATAACTGTTTACGCCGTGATGAAGGCTTTGCCAGATTAGGCGGTGACGAATTTGCTGTAATTATTGGTGGCGTTGCTGAATTTACCCAAATAGGAAAAATAGCCGAGCGTATACTTAAACATGTTGCTGAGCCTTATTTAATAGAAAATACAATTATCAATTGTGGTGTGAGCATAGGCAGCGCAATTTACCCTAGCGATGCCACAGAGTCGGCTAATCTACTAAAATGCGCTGATATAGCCATGTATCGCTCTAAACAAAACGGTAAAGGAAGAATTAGCTTTTACAAAGAACAATACCAATACGAATTTAGCCGCAGAGTAGAGATTCAAAATAAAATTAAAGAAAACATTAAAAACAATGCGTTTAGGCTGTTTTACCAACCCGTTTTTAGCACTGCAACCAATAAAGTAACTGGCGTTGAAGCCCTCATCCGCTGGCCAGAAGAAGAGCCTTACTATACGCCTGATGAGTTCATTCCTATTAGTGAACAATGCCGGTTAGTTGACCAGCTTGGTGAATGGGTTATTGCAACTGCATTGGCACAGTTAGCTATTTGGCAACAGCAGGCTGAGTCTTTTTCAATGTCTATTAATATTTCGCCTGTACAACTACAAAATGATCGTTTGTTAGCTTACTTTATTAATTGTATAGATAAGTACCAACTAAAACCGGCTAATATTATTTTAGAAATAACAGAAACGGCCTTTATTGAAGACGACTTAAAAATAACCAACACGTTAAATGCGCTCTCCGAAAAGGGCTTTAGAATTGCACTTGATGACTTTGGCATGGGCTACTCATCTATAGCGCACTTAACTTCATACCCTATTGATATAGTTAAGCTTGATAAAAGCTTACAAACAAATGGTGGCCCAAAAGCAAAACACGCTAAAGTAATAGAGGGTTTATCGTTAATGTTAAAAGCTATGGGTTTTGCTGTAGTTGCAGAAGGCGTAGAAACCCAAGAGCAGTACTTATTTTGTAACGAGTTAGATATAAATCATGTACAGGGGTTTTTATTTTCTAAAGCCCTACCCGCCGAGGAAGTGCAATTACTATTTAACAAAACTAATTTAGTTAATAGCTAA
- a CDS encoding response regulator: MNNINPPVLIIDDDAVDRYILKRLIKEAQLELTIFEKSDGQEALEFLIAYDENKKKYPGRFPPIIIFLDINMPRVNGIQFLEAFSELRKTIELNSCVIMMFSTSEREEDRVKILAHEFVIGYLLKGALSAQELKEKVLAVLNG; encoded by the coding sequence ATGAACAATATCAATCCGCCAGTTTTAATCATTGATGATGATGCGGTAGACAGGTACATACTCAAAAGGCTCATAAAAGAAGCGCAACTTGAGCTTACAATTTTTGAAAAATCAGATGGTCAAGAAGCTCTAGAATTTTTAATAGCGTATGATGAAAATAAAAAAAAGTACCCAGGTCGGTTTCCCCCTATAATTATTTTTTTAGATATAAACATGCCAAGAGTAAATGGTATTCAATTTTTAGAGGCATTTAGTGAGCTAAGAAAAACAATTGAGCTTAATTCTTGCGTTATTATGATGTTCAGCACTTCTGAACGCGAAGAAGATAGGGTTAAAATTTTAGCGCACGAATTTGTTATTGGCTATTTGTTAAAAGGTGCCCTTAGTGCGCAAGAGCTTAAAGAAAAAGTGCTTGCTGTTTTAAATGGATAA